The Oncorhynchus mykiss isolate Arlee chromosome Y, USDA_OmykA_1.1, whole genome shotgun sequence genomic sequence CTTGCAGCAAGGAGATCAGCCCCAATCAGGCAAGATGAACTGCACTCGCTCCCGCAACCTGGATGACTCTAAGACAGACACTCAGGTGAGACCATCCAACTCCCCACACACACTCTTTTTCTCTGctctcttactctccctctctcattggtGTCCTGTGCATTTCAGTGTTAtgtgttgctgtctgtctgtctgtctgtctgtctgtctattggtTGTCTATTGGTTGTCTGTCTGGCTATCTGTTGTAGTGATGTGCAGTTCGCAaacaactcttttttttttttaccggaCTCTAGTCATGATTAGTTTTTTTGGAGTGACTTTCATTATAGTAGTTAGTTTGATTTTCTAGTTGTACAGCAGGGTTAATACACGCTCCTCCGACAGCAGCTCCAGAGACCTGCTCCTaccatcagctgtctgtcatAGATGCACAGAAAAAGAGATCATGAGCATAGAGAAGAAAAATCCATGTTAAGAACTGATCATTGATCGCATGGTGCAAGAATTACTTCAAATATTTGATTATTGAATGTTATGAGGGACACAGCTTTGTAAAACCGAAACATACACAGCCTCTGCTCAACAAGAACATGAGAACAAATATTTTGGGGGGCTGCAATTTGCATTCCACCAAGAGTCTAGACCTTGTTTTAAATGCATCTTGAAATCATCTGATCACAAATGACAGCTCCAACAAAGCCCCCTATGGTGAACAACATGTGAACGAGCGGCTCGTATTTCATCGTAGGTGTCCAGTATGtccaacaagattacctttaaaatggtataagatacttgtaagatacttgtatgtatgaattttaattatgagatttctgttgtctgaatttggcgccctgcacattcactggctgttgtcatatcgatcccgttaacgggatctcagccctaagaagtaATGACTCAAATGAACGAAATGAGTCGAAAGATCTGTTCTTTTGACTGAATGAGTTGAAAAGGCCGGAGTCAGTACAGAGCCGAACTTCCCATCACTAGTCTGTTGGTTTGTTTAGGAGCTGATTGATCCGAAGGGGTTACTGGAGACAACCGCCTGCATCACTGTCTCTGTCCCAGAGAAGCTACCCAGGACCCCGACGAGGGAACTGAggagcagcaacagtgagagccACACCACCATGCCCTCCCCCAGGTCAGTCTAAAATCTTCCACATGCTTTGGTTCGCAGGCGCCTAAAACTgaacgagtgtgctcgcatactcccttaaaatacGTTCACCTGAAATTTTTGAAAAAAGtgtcaatagtactgtttgtccatcaagtaatctgtcattcattttgaagtttttgcagaggagatcgtagtcgcacaattttacatctaactaagatgtttggtacAGTATTTCTtaatgaaaaaatgtgcatgaaaacgagtcgtctcgagttgaatgacaacaaagactttattgaagaatccctactgttgaccaatgacTGACGGAGGGGCGTCAACTTTGGTTTCTGAAAAAAACATTGCTGgagaccaaaacaaacaaaaacgtaacaaaatgtcatCTTAATATATGCACCAAACTGTTCCAAACTCTTTTGGATGGGAAGCatgtggagacacacacacacacacacacacactacctgtcaGTGCCACACATGCACTCCACACTTTGTCATAGTGTCTGTGTGggcactgactgtgtgtgtgttccaggttgAATGGTGGGCACACACCCAGGCAGAGACGTGGGACGCCAATGAAGGAGAGGCGAGCGCTGTCCAAACCACTGAGCGAACGCACCAACAGCTCTGACAGCGAGAGGTCACCAGAGCTCAGCCGCACCCCACAGGTGACCCCTAACCAGAGCCAGTCCACTAGTCCGTACCCATACTCACCCTGGAGTCTTTAAGTCTTTAAATGGGGATTCTCTGTTTGCAGGGGGTGATTCTGACTGGTAGTGATTCTGTTGTGTTGATCTATTTCATTGAAGCATGTGTGCACCCAGTATTTGactggtgaatgtgtgtgtgtgtgtgtgtgtgtgtgtgtgttggtaggtgCCCAGGAAGGCTGTGTATGACCAGCTGAATCTGGTCTTCTCCTCAGACACTGCCCTACCAGACAGCCTAGTCCTGGTCAACACCAGTGATTGGCAGGGACAGGTATTCTCCATTCACTCCTTCATTTCTATCTTCAGCATTGTCCCTCACTTCTCCACTCCCTGTGGACATATTTACTTGCATATTTGTGTTAAtatgtgtctgtatgtttgtgtCCTCTGGTAAACGTGTGCAGTATGTGTCCGAGGTGCTACTGGCCCAGAAGCAACCAGTAGTGTGTACCTGCTGTGGGGTGGAAATTCAGGCTGTCCTCACCACTCTCCTCACACGCATCCAGAAGTTGTGAGTAGCCAAAGAATCAATACTCGCTGGTTCAATTTCGACACACTTTGTGTGTGTTGAATTAATTGTGTAGTAATGGTGACCTATGATGAGCCTCTTCTATACATGTGCTCCAGTAACCTGACCCCTTCCTGCAGCTGTAACTGTAACTCGTCCACGCCGCCGCCGGTCAAGGTGGTGGTGGCAGGGGGACAGAGCTACCTGGGGGCCATCCTACACTTCTTTGTCAGTCAGCTGGCCAACAAAACATCCGATTGGCTCAGCCTCATCCACTTCCTGGTTGTCCCcctgggtaagagagagagatgtataacaCATTGCTTGGGTCTAGAAGATATACAATGTGACTGCTGTGAGACACCGTATGGTAAATATCTAGAGTTATATTTATGAAATGCTTAATTATAAGCCTATTCAGGTGACGCATAAACAAAGATTTACAAAAACACCCACTCTCATGTTCTGATAACTCCTCCTGACAGTGAGTTGCTTCACTCATTATGCCCCATGCAGCTGAAGCTCAGTACAGTGGGCTGCTCAGTGCTGCAGTACAGTGGGCTGCTCAGTGCTGCAGTACTGAGAGGATTGGGTGTATGAACCGTGACTCACTGTGTGGCTACCTCTACTCTGCCTCCAGGCTGTCACCCTGTAGCCAAGCACCTGGCCTCCCTGGACCCTCGCTACagttctgtgttcctggacaaTGCCTGGAAAGATCTGTTCAGCGGCCTGGAGCCCCCTCGCTCCAGTaaatctctctctttgtctctctctctctgcacaacACTTGTCCTACTGAGCTGGTAGTATTCAAGCATGTGCCTTTGGGAACTTGATCAACATATCAATTACACTAGAAAACAAGTGCAAGCTGCCCCACATCTTCTTTAGCTTGGGGACAGTTGAGATCCAGTCAGGCTTGCTCTCAGCCTTACTGTCTGTTCCCCTCCCGTCGGCTCCAGCTGCAGACGGAGTGGACGTGGCAGCAAGGATCAGGCAGTACATCAGCAGCGTCTCTGTCACACACCAGTTACCTATCGCTGAGGCCATGCTCACCTGCGAGAACAAGAGGTGGGTGGACTTATATGTACTTATATGACCTTAATGTTAACCAGGAAGAACATATTTTATTGGCCATTATTTTCACCCTGCCAGATATGACGAAGACTCTTACCAGAAGTTTGTTCCCTTCGTTGGGGTAAGTAAATCAGTACTGATGGTTTTCGGCGATACTGATGTTGAGACAGTCTATTTTGCAAATAATGCCTGTAGCCTGAATTTTTTATTTAAGCAATGTAAAGCAACAGATAAGGGATATCCAAAATATTCTCAAGTCATCCCTGGAGTGGTAGGCTGATTCTAACTAACTGGTCCCTGTGTGTGAGACAGGTGGTGAAAGTAGGGTTGATTGAACCGACTCTGGCGTATTCAGGTGGGTTCATATTTCTGGACTACCTATTTAAGTAATAAGGCCTgaaggccaatataccacggctaagggctgttcttacacaCAACACAACGCGTCGTCCCTGGatacagtccttagccgtggtatattggccatataccacaaacccctgagctgccttattgctattataaactggttaccaacgtaattagagcagtaaaaataaatgttttgtaatacccgtggtatacagtctgatataccacggctgtcagccaatcagcactcagggctcgaaccacccagtttataatgtctgTTAATGTTTAACTTTCTCTCCCCAGACTGTCCCTGGGCAGTTTTAAGGACCGTGTTGATTTGGGCCTACAGGTGGAGACACTGAGGAGGCTGTTAGTGTTAGCTTGGCTgttccctctacctctccacaaTCTCATGGATCTCCCACAGGGATGCCCAGAGAGGCTGCCAcacccccatctccctccctgagCAGCGGACTGGTGTAAGACAACCACAGCATACAACAGTCAGACATGAACAGTTCCTTACCATCCCTGCTGTTAAACCCACGTCTTTAGTACATTGTTGAACAAGAGTTGTTTCTTacactctctgcctctcgctctctctcaaccaGGAGCCCTAATATGTCACATGGGGTGGACACCATTGGGCTGACGGTGGATTATTGGGTAGCAACATGCTCAGAGCGGAAGAAGGATGGGGAGCGGTGTGACAAGGGCTCCAAGAACACGCTGAAGAGTGCCTTCTGCTCCCTACAGGTCAGCAGGCTGCCAGGAGGGGGCTCCACTGAGAACCATCCCCAGGCCAACACCATGGCCATGACCATGGTCACCAAGGAGAAGAACAAGAAAGGTGAGGAGAACGGCTGGACTAGGGGTAGGGAAATAGCGGACTGTCCACCACATGCAGTTtgtccaaatcaaattttatttgtcacatacagatgttaatgcgagtgtagctaaatgcttgtgcatctagttccgacaatgcagtaataaccaacgagtaatctaacaatttcacaacaaataccttatacacacacaagtgtgaagggatgaagaatatgtacataaaaatatatgaatgactgatacagaacggcataggcaagatgcagtagatggtatcgagtacagtatatacagtggggagaacaagcatttgatacactgctgattttgcaggttttcctacttacaaagcatgtagaggtctgtaatttgtatcataggtacacttcaactgtgagagacggaatctaaaaatcccaaaatccagaaaatcacattgtatgatttaagtaattcatttgcattttattgcatgacataagtatttgatacatcagaaaagcagaacttaatatttgatacagaaacctttgtttgcaattagagatcatacatttcctgtagttcttcaccaggtttgcacacactgcagcagggattttggcccattcctccatacaaacctccagatccttcaggtttcggggctgtcgctgggcaatacggactttcagctccctccaaagattttctatttggttcaggtctggagactggctagaccactccaggaccttgagatgcttcttacggagccactcgccctggctgtgtgtttcgggtcgttgtcatgctggaagacccagccacgacccatcttcaatgctctttctaagggaaggaggttgttggccaagatctcacgatacatggccccatccatcctcccctcaatacggcgcagtcgtcctgtcccctttgcagaaaagcatccccaaagaatgatgtttccacctccatgtttcacggttgggatggtgttcttggggttgtactcatccttcttcttcctccaaacacggtgagtggagtttagaccaaaaagctctatttttgtctcatcagaccacatgaccttctcccattcctcctctggatcatccagatggtcattggcaaacttcagacgggcctggacatgcactggcttgagcagggggaccttgcgtgcgctggaggattttaatccatgacggcgtagtgtgttactaatggttttctttgagactgtggtcccagcgctcttcaggtcattgaccaggtcctgccgtgtagttctgggctgatccctcacctcacctcgtggggcatcaatgatcatgaggaagatCTTGCATGGAtacccagaccgagggtgattgaccgtcatcttgaacttcttccattttcgaataattgcgccaacagttgttgccttctcaccaagctgcttgcctattgtcctgtagcccatcccagccttgtgcaggtctacaattttatcccggatgtccttacacagctctctggtcttggccattgtggagaggttggagtctgtttgattgagtgtgtggacaggtgtcttttatacaggtaacgagttcaaacaggtgcagttaatacaggtaatgagtggagaacaggaggacttcttaaagaaaaactaacaggtctgtgagagacagaattcttactggttggtaggtgatcaaatacttatgttatgcaataaaatgcaaattaattacttaaaaatcatacaatgtgattttctggattttttggggaaaacctgcaaaatcgtcagtgtatcaaatacttgttctccccactgtacatatgagatgagtaatgtagggtatgtaaacattatattaagtggcattgtttaaagtggctagtgatacatttttacatacatttttccattattaaagtggctggagttgagtcagtgtgttggcagcagccactcaatgttagtggtggctgtttaacagtctgatggccttgcgatagaagctgtttttcagtctctcggtccctgctttgttgcacctgtactgacctcgccttctggatgatagcggggcgaacaggcagtggctctggtggttgttgtctttgatctttattgccttcctgtgacatcgggtggtgtaggtgtcctggagggcaggtagtttgcccccggtgatgcattgtgcagacctcactaccctctggatagccttacggttgtgggcagagcagttgccgtaccaggtggtgatacagcccgacaggatgctctcgattgtgcatctgtaaaagtttgagtgcttttggtgacaagccaaatttcttcagcctcctgaggttgaagagacgctgctGCGCcaccttcaccacgctgtctttgtgggtggaccatttcagtttgtccatgatgtgtacgccgaggaacttaaaacttactaccctctccactactgtcccgttgatgtggataggggggtgctccctctgctgtttcctgaagtccacgaacatctcctttgttttgttgacattgagtgtgaggttattttcctgacaccacactccgagggccctcacctcctccctgtaggcagtcttgtcgttgttggtaatcgagcctaccactgtagtgtcgtctgcaaacatgatgattgagttggaggcgtgcatggccacacagtcatgggtgaacagggagtacaggagagggctcagaacgcacccttgtggggccccagtgttgaggatcagcagggtggagatgttgttacctaccctcaccacctgggggcggcccgccaggaagtccagtacccagttgcacagggtggggtcgagacccagggtctcgagcttgatgacgagtttggagagtactatggtgttaaatgctgagctgtagtcgttgaacagcattctcacataggtattcctcttgtccagatgggttagggcagtgtggttgcgattgcgtcgtctgtggacctattggggcggtaagcaaattggagtgggtctaggttgtcaggtggaggtgatatggtccttgactagtctctcaaagcacttcatgatgacggaagaaagtgctatggggcggtagttgtttagctcagttaccttagctttcttgagaacaggaacaatggtggccctcttgaaacatgtgggaacagcagactgggataaggattgattgaatatgtccgtaaacacaccagcaccTTATGTAGTGTAGAAAATGTAATAACTAACTACAATGAGAACCTTGCAATTGATACATGCTGTTAAGTGTTTTggtttgaccccccccccccccccccccccccccccgccccccctctgtgtgttaatgtcttcCATATCCACAGTCTCCACCATATTCCTGGGCAAGAAGCCCAAAGAGAGGGATGTAGACTGTAAAAGCCAGGTGGTTGAGGGCATCACCAGACTCATCTGTTCTACCAAGCAGCAGCAGACCAGCCTAAAAGGTACGCTGAACCCATCTAGGGTCAGCTTCAACATTATTGGTTGTTTTTAGGTGCTTGTAGATGGGAGTCGTGGAACTATTGGTTATTTTTCAGTGTCTGTTGACGGTGTGGAGTGGACCGATGTCAAGTTCTTCCAGCTGGCTGCCCAGTGGCCCACCCATGTGAAGTACCTGCCAGTGGGTCTGTTTGGTTACAACAAGACCGCCACCTAGAGGCCAACCCAGACAAGACCGCCACCTAGAGGCCAACCCAGACAAGACCGCCACCTAGAGGCCAACCCAGACAAGGAGAGTTGTTACAGGACCAAGGAGAGTTGTTACAGGACCAAGGAGAGTTGTTACAGGACCAAGGAGAGTTGTTACAAGATGATATGGATTGACGCCACTTAGAAGAGGCCATAATCTCTGTTATTTGATGCTGGAGGGATGAGGAGTTTCTCTTCTTCCTCTTGCCATGATCCTAATAGTTGGACCTGTTTTCAGAAAGCCTTACTTTCTATATTGATTCATAATTTTTCTGTGAGatacttttttgtgtgtgtggcacaAGCGTGTGTGTGAGCACCCCAAACTCTTGTGAATTTATGTGCATATAGGCATGGGTTGTCATAGAAACAAACACTTAAAACACTACAGAAATCTAAAATATTTAGTCTACTTCAAAGCTTGTGGTGGTCAAACACGTATTTTTATAATGGTACATGTACTATAGTGTGAGCGCTGCAATGTCATTTTGTTACTGATATGCTTGAAATGGAGCTTCGGTGTCATCCATCATTTTGAGGTAATCTTTAAAAAATATTGACATGTCCTTTTGACCTGAAGAAATAAATTATCACAACTTATACACTTGTTTTCCTATTGTTTCTTGGACTATTGTTTAACGATGACTCATTGTGAGAGATGGAAGACTGTCTAGTCATTTAAAGCTTAAAAGTTGGAAACTTGCAAGGAGTTCAAGACAAGGAATTGTGACTAATCACGTCAATAAATCAAATGCATCCTTGTATCTACTAGTCGAAAACGTGTCTGATGACAAGTGGGTCTTACTTACACTGTGGTCGAGGACACGGATGGGGTCAGATGATATCTTCAGAGCCAAACACCTCATGCTCTTGTTGAAGCCTTGCACCAGAGGCAATCCCATGACCTTTCCTTTCCACGTTATCTTCAGAAGACTGAGGGGGTGGGctcgtttaaaaaataataataatttttaaacCGGTAAGATTCAAACTACTACCAAGGATCAATGTCAAGTATCTGTTAAAGAGGAATGAGTACTGCAAAAGAGGCAGAGAAGTGTGTACGATGCATGGGTTGGGAAAATGGAAGCTATTGTATAGGTGGGAGATTATGGGCAAGCATTGAATGACCGCAACTAACAGTAAGTACAGTAAGAGTAAGAACCAGGAGAACATGAAAACAGTTGTGCTCAAACACTTTATTCAGTGAGATGCCTATCACTCTGCATCTCCATCTGTACATTTCTCCAACTTTCTGCTACTCACAACCAAACCATTCCACATGCTATTTGGCATGCATATGACACTAACGTGATGAATTGAGCTTTATCTCATTGTCCCTCTTTATCCCATATGTTCTAATATGGTAATGTTCTACCAGATGCTGAACCTCTCAACTTACACCCTCTCCTACAGCCTGCTCTATTCTTCTCCACAGTTGGATTTGACCAGTGGAGGAAGAACAATATCTAATGTAGTACTTCATAATTTAGTCTCCTCTAGCCTCAGTTCCCCCCCACACTGTCTTGGCCAGAACACACTAATACATTCATTTATTCTCTTCTAGACTCAGTTCCCCCCCACACTGTCTTGGCCAGAACACACTAATACATTAATTTATTCTCTTCTAGACTCCGTTCCCCCCACGATGTCTTGGCCAGAACACACTAATACATTCATTCAGTCTCCTCTAGCCTCAGTTCCACCCACACTGTCTTGGCCAGAACACACTAATACATAAATTTAGTCTCCTCTAGCCTCAGTTCCCCCCCACGCTGTCTTGGCCAGAACACACTAATACATTCATTTAGTCTCCTCTAGACTCAGTTCCCCCCCCCACACTGTCTTGGCCAGAACACACTAATACATTCATTCAGTCTCCTCTAGCCTCAGTTCCCCCCACGATATCTTGGCCAGAACACTCTAATACATTAATTTAGTCTCCTCTAGCCTCAGTTCCCCCCACGATGTCTTGGCCAGAACACACTAATACATTCATTTAGTCTCCTCTAGActcagttccccccccccccccccacgctgtCTTGGCCAGAACACTCTAATACATTAATTTAGTCTCCTCTAGCCTCAGTTCCCCCCACGATGTCTTGGCCAGAACACACTAATACATTCATTCAGTCTCCTCTAGACTCAGTTCCCCCCACGATGTCTTGGCCAGAACACACTAATACATTCATTTAGTCTCCTCTAGACTCAGTTCCCCCCCCCCACGCTGTCTTGGCCAGAACACTCTAATACATTCCGGACGATACCCCAAGATACTTTACATCTACAAGTAGTGAAATTTGATTTAGTGACTTGACCCCAAAAGCTGACATTTGACAGCGATGATCACACAGCTCAGTAGACAAGAGAGTTGGGGGGAACTAGTgacataaaatagatggcatctgcAACATTCACAATCAGCAACATCTGACACCAAATTCCTTCCCCAagtactattttattttatttttccaaaACAAATGTCGCCTGAGTGGGTATGAGAGGTAGGCTTTGCTCCTTGTGCCCTAATCAATGAGAATAAAAAGCACTTTTTAAAAGTCCTGATACGAGTGCGTTAGCTTAACTACTTGTCAGTGTAGTGGAACTAGTGACCTTGTTTGACCTTATTGGGTCAAACATTGCAAATCATTAACTGCAGACAGTGATGCatataaattcagcaaaaaaatagacgtccctttttcaggaccctgtctttcaaagataactggtaaaaatccaaataacttcacagatcttcattgtaaagggtttaaacactgtttcccatgtttgttcaatgaaccataaacaattaatgaacatgcacctgcggaacagtcgttaagacactaacagcttacagaccgtgggcaattaaggtcacagaaaatttaggacactaaaagaggcctttctactgactctggaaaaacaccaaaataaagatgcccagggtccctgctcatctgagtgaacgtgcattaggcatgctgcaaggaggcatgaggactgcagatgtggccagggcaataaattgaaatgtccgtactgtgaaatGCCTAAGACAGTGCGCCtaggacagctgatcgtcctcgcagtggcagaccacatgtaacaacacctgcacaggatcggtacatctgaacctcacacctgcggaacaggtacaggatggcaacaacaactgcccgagttccACCAAGAATGCTCCATCAgtactcagactgtccgcaataggctgacagaggctggactgaggacttgtaggcctgctgtaaggcaggtcctcaccagacatcaccagcaacaacgtcgcctatgggcacaaacccaccgtcgccgaaccagacaggactggcaaaaagtgctcttcactgacgagtcacggttttgtctcgccaggggtgatggtcggattcgcattaatcgtcgaaggaatgagcgttacaccaaggcctgtactctggagcgggatcgatttggaggtggaaggtccatcatggtctggggcgatgtgtcacagcatcatcggactgagcttgttgtcattgcaggcaatcttaacgctgtgcattacattgaagacatcctcctccctcatgtgctacccttcctgcaggctcatcctgacattaccctccagcatgacaacgccacCAGCCATATTGATCTTTCTGTGCGTGAttccctgcaagacaggaatgtcagtgtcctgcatctcaatcccattgagcacatctgggacctgttggatcggagggtgagggttagtgccattcaaatcaaatcaaatgtatatataaagccgtttttacatcagctgatatctcaaagtgctgtatagaaacccagcctaaaaccccaaacagcaagcaatgtagatgtagaagcacggtggctaggaaaaactccctagaaaggccaaaacctaggaagaaacctagagtggaaccaggctatgaggtggccagtcctcttctggctgtgccgggtggagattataacagaacatggccaagatgttcaaatgttcatagatgaccagcatggtcaaataataataatcacagtagttgtcgagggtgcagcaagtcagcacctccggagtaaatgtcagttggcttttaatagccgatcattaggagtatctctaccgctcctgctgtctctagagagttgaaaacagcaggtctgggacaggtagcacgtccggtgaacaggtcagggttccatagccgcaggcagaacagttgaaactggagcagcagcacggccaggtggactggggacagcaaggagtcatcatg encodes the following:
- the pacs1a gene encoding phosphofurin acidic cluster sorting protein 1a, which translates into the protein MSERGGLPRIGGTPSPHMQPSKTVTISPNRPVQMNLYATWEIDRSSPSCVPRLFTVTLKKLLMLQELDRDLTSVVIAVKLQGSKRILRSNEILLASAGLTETDLQLTFSLQYPHFLKRDANRLQIMLQRRKRYKNRTILGYKTLALGLINMAEVMQHPSEGARVLALHTTVKDTAVTVAEMRVYSLSSQPIDYEVSKAKLSDRSPDIDNYSEEEEESYSSEQDGSDDPAHIQYLFDEEDDMRKKKHRRKLTSAASITRGHPNIKQKFVALLKRFKVSDEVDFGLKDVSQEHIRDVEEDLDELYDSLEMYNHSDSGPEMEETDSILSTPKPKLRPFFEGISQSSSQTEFGSLNSRCSLPKDTLSPQGDQPQSGKMNCTRSRNLDDSKTDTQELIDPKGLLETTACITVSVPEKLPRTPTRELRSSNSESHTTMPSPRLNGGHTPRQRRGTPMKERRALSKPLSERTNSSDSERSPELSRTPQVPRKAVYDQLNLVFSSDTALPDSLVLVNTSDWQGQYVSEVLLAQKQPVVCTCCGVEIQAVLTTLLTRIQKFCNCNSSTPPPVKVVVAGGQSYLGAILHFFVSQLANKTSDWLSLIHFLVVPLGCHPVAKHLASLDPRYSSVFLDNAWKDLFSGLEPPRSTADGVDVAARIRQYISSVSVTHQLPIAEAMLTCENKRYDEDSYQKFVPFVGVVKVGLIEPTLAYSGGDTEEAVSVSLAVPSTSPQSHGSPTGMPREAATPPSPSLSSGLVSPNMSHGVDTIGLTVDYWVATCSERKKDGERCDKGSKNTLKSAFCSLQVSRLPGGGSTENHPQANTMAMTMVTKEKNKKVSTIFLGKKPKERDVDCKSQVVEGITRLICSTKQQQTSLKVSVDGVEWTDVKFFQLAAQWPTHVKYLPVGLFGYNKTAT